A single genomic interval of Streptomyces graminofaciens harbors:
- a CDS encoding amidohydrolase family protein: MNGENGALLLRETELHGPHGRRGPVDCRIRDGVVAEIGPRLSPRADEFVVRGEGGALLPGLADHHLHLTAMAASYTSLDVSALSREGLASALAEAAPGTDGWVRAVGFDDVLHGDLDRDVVDRWNNAVPVRVQHRSGALWVVNSPGLRQLGASTAAHDGIERDGTGQPVGRLWRADAWLRDALGGRPPSLRSVGARLAALGVTHVTDATPDAGAAEAVADAVRQAELPQRVMMLAEGAAHLAGRRLTIGPVKLLVTDHALPDLDELTRRIRRAHAVGRPAAVHCVTRTALALTLAAFDQAGGVDGDRVEHCAVADLSAAGQLAVRGLRVVTQPTLVARRGDDYWDRAEPEDRPDLWRYAGLLRVGVRVAPNSDAPYGDPDPWACLRAASERLTPSGRVLGPDERTPAATVLRGLLAPLHDPGGPPRDIAVGLPADLVLLDRPLSEALRTPDAGRVRATFIGGRVVHGAENLGLD; encoded by the coding sequence ATGAACGGTGAGAACGGTGCTCTGCTCCTGCGAGAAACCGAACTCCACGGACCGCACGGGCGGCGGGGTCCCGTCGACTGCCGGATCAGGGACGGCGTCGTGGCGGAGATCGGCCCTCGACTCTCCCCGCGGGCCGACGAGTTCGTCGTACGTGGAGAAGGTGGCGCACTGCTGCCCGGCCTCGCCGATCACCACCTGCATCTGACGGCCATGGCCGCGTCGTACACCTCTCTCGATGTGTCCGCCCTCTCCCGGGAGGGCCTCGCGTCCGCTCTCGCGGAGGCCGCGCCGGGTACGGACGGCTGGGTGCGTGCCGTCGGCTTCGACGACGTACTCCATGGCGACCTGGACCGGGACGTGGTCGACCGGTGGAACAACGCGGTGCCGGTGCGTGTCCAGCACCGCTCCGGCGCGCTGTGGGTGGTCAACTCCCCGGGTCTGCGGCAGCTCGGAGCCAGCACGGCCGCCCACGACGGCATCGAACGTGACGGTACCGGACAGCCCGTCGGGCGGCTGTGGCGTGCGGACGCCTGGCTGCGCGACGCCCTCGGCGGGCGTCCGCCGTCCCTGCGGTCTGTGGGCGCGCGCCTGGCGGCCCTCGGCGTCACCCATGTCACGGACGCGACCCCCGATGCGGGGGCCGCCGAGGCAGTCGCGGACGCCGTACGGCAGGCGGAGCTGCCCCAGCGGGTGATGATGCTGGCCGAGGGCGCGGCCCATCTGGCCGGGCGGCGACTGACCATCGGCCCGGTGAAGCTCCTCGTCACCGATCACGCGCTCCCGGATCTCGACGAACTGACCCGGCGGATACGACGGGCACACGCCGTCGGCCGCCCCGCGGCCGTGCACTGCGTTACCCGTACGGCACTCGCGCTGACCCTGGCCGCGTTCGACCAGGCGGGCGGGGTCGATGGCGACCGGGTGGAGCACTGTGCCGTCGCCGACCTGTCCGCCGCCGGGCAGTTGGCCGTCCGGGGCCTCCGGGTGGTCACCCAGCCGACGCTGGTGGCCCGGCGCGGCGACGACTACTGGGACCGGGCCGAACCGGAGGACCGGCCGGACCTGTGGCGGTACGCGGGCCTGCTACGGGTGGGGGTACGAGTGGCCCCCAACAGCGACGCCCCCTACGGGGACCCCGACCCGTGGGCCTGCCTGCGAGCGGCGTCCGAGCGGCTGACCCCCTCCGGTCGCGTGCTGGGCCCCGACGAACGAACCCCGGCGGCGACGGTCCTACGGGGACTGCTCGCCCCGCTGCACGACCCCGGCGGCCCGCCCCGCGACATCGCGGTGGGCCTCCCGGCGGACCTCGTCCTACTGGACCGGCCCCTGTCGGAGGCGCTGCGGACGCCGGACGCCGGCCGGGTGCGCGCCACTTTCATCGGAGGGCGGGTTGTGCACGGGGCGGAGAACCTGGGCCTCGACTGA
- a CDS encoding VOC family protein, with protein MLGTDFTHGSPCWIDLGSPDTDAATAFYGGVFGWRFVSAGPEAGGYGFFQKDGATVAALGPLTEEGASSAWTVYFRTDDVGATAEAVGRGGGAVRVEPVDIMDQGRIAQLTDQQGARFAVWQPGSTPGGLEKTSENDTLLWVELHVPDPVAGIDFYRDLFGWRSEEMSAPGMTYRVLSLKDGDQQTTSFGGVAPLQEGGPGTVWVPYFAVADADETVRRTRQNGGSVLMPPSDVPDVGTIAWLTDTSDAVFAVLKPNPRQG; from the coding sequence ATGCTCGGCACAGACTTCACCCACGGATCACCCTGCTGGATCGACCTCGGCAGCCCCGACACCGACGCGGCGACCGCCTTCTACGGCGGTGTCTTCGGCTGGCGGTTCGTCTCCGCCGGGCCCGAGGCCGGCGGGTACGGCTTCTTCCAGAAGGACGGCGCCACCGTAGCCGCGCTGGGCCCGCTCACCGAGGAGGGCGCGAGCAGCGCCTGGACGGTGTACTTCCGCACCGACGACGTCGGGGCCACCGCCGAGGCCGTCGGGCGGGGCGGCGGCGCGGTGCGGGTGGAGCCCGTGGACATCATGGACCAGGGACGGATCGCCCAGCTCACCGACCAGCAGGGCGCCCGGTTCGCGGTGTGGCAGCCGGGCAGCACGCCGGGCGGACTGGAGAAGACGTCCGAGAACGACACTCTCCTGTGGGTGGAACTCCATGTACCTGACCCCGTGGCCGGGATCGACTTCTACCGCGACCTCTTCGGCTGGCGCTCGGAGGAGATGTCTGCGCCCGGGATGACGTACCGCGTGCTCAGTCTGAAGGACGGCGACCAGCAGACCACGTCCTTCGGCGGGGTGGCCCCGCTCCAGGAGGGCGGACCCGGCACGGTCTGGGTGCCGTACTTCGCGGTCGCTGACGCCGACGAAACCGTCCGCAGGACCCGGCAGAACGGCGGCTCGGTCCTGATGCCACCGTCGGACGTACCGGACGTCGGCACGATCGCCTGGCTGACAGACACGTCGGACGCGGTCTTCGCCGTACTGAAGCCGAACCCGCGCCAGGGATAG
- a CDS encoding TetR/AcrR family transcriptional regulator: MSDTRDRVLEAALDCLVRNGYGGTTARAIAQAGGFAPGVIYYHFADLDDLLVAALARTSGSRIDRYRAELSGMDRAVPVVARLRELYDEDTETGHIAAVQELYAGARPGTRLADRLALETRRWEELAEELLTVLLRGKPLASVVRVRVLAGAAVAFYLGMETLTHLDGDRSRPATLFDQGIRLAAIFDRVPRLKRRARRVR, encoded by the coding sequence TTGTCTGACACCCGTGACCGTGTCCTGGAAGCCGCACTCGACTGTCTCGTCCGCAACGGCTACGGCGGGACCACCGCGCGGGCGATCGCCCAGGCCGGGGGCTTCGCGCCGGGGGTGATCTACTACCACTTCGCGGACCTGGACGACCTGCTGGTGGCGGCGCTGGCCCGGACCAGTGGGTCCCGCATCGACCGTTACCGCGCCGAGTTGTCCGGGATGGACCGGGCCGTGCCCGTGGTCGCACGGCTGCGCGAGCTGTACGACGAGGACACCGAGACCGGGCACATCGCCGCCGTCCAGGAGCTGTACGCCGGGGCCAGGCCCGGGACACGACTGGCCGACCGGCTGGCCCTCGAAACCCGGAGATGGGAGGAGCTGGCCGAGGAACTGCTCACGGTCCTCCTGCGGGGCAAGCCCCTCGCGTCCGTCGTCCGGGTGCGCGTACTGGCCGGGGCGGCGGTGGCGTTCTACCTCGGCATGGAGACCCTCACCCACCTCGACGGGGACCGCTCCCGCCCGGCGACCCTCTTCGACCAGGGCATCCGACTCGCCGCGATCTTCGACCGCGTACCACGCCTGAAGCGACGGGCACGGAGGGTGAGATGA
- a CDS encoding fatty acid desaturase family protein, giving the protein MTTPERTGGAGPTVGPHGPDGPERPPVPGLPSLAELGEDLLVTTRRQRIVALVRPGAGVLLFAVAVWLGWWWLTPVIVFGIFVAVVTVTHDVVHRTIGLSPRATDWALFAMGLVLLESGHAYRATHTQHHRLFPHPDDPEGRPAELSLLGAVCYGPVFLVRLWIWSYGRGRDRRWLLAEAVAPFAALGGGVLLLPYTPGVLVYTVMAIVGSWVYPLLTVYLPHHDYGDTPLTQTRTLRGRIVPALFLELTYHLEHHLYPRVPSHRLPELARRLEGHFATHGVRPVRVV; this is encoded by the coding sequence ATGACCACACCTGAGCGGACCGGCGGAGCCGGGCCGACCGTAGGCCCTCATGGCCCTGACGGCCCCGAACGCCCGCCGGTACCCGGTCTGCCGTCCCTCGCCGAGCTGGGTGAGGACCTGCTCGTCACCACTCGCCGGCAGCGGATCGTCGCACTGGTCCGCCCGGGCGCCGGAGTGCTGCTCTTCGCGGTCGCCGTGTGGCTCGGCTGGTGGTGGCTGACTCCGGTGATCGTGTTCGGGATCTTCGTCGCGGTGGTGACCGTCACGCACGACGTGGTGCACCGCACGATCGGGCTGTCGCCGCGGGCCACCGACTGGGCGCTGTTCGCGATGGGGCTGGTCCTGCTGGAGAGCGGGCACGCGTACCGCGCCACGCACACCCAGCACCACCGGCTCTTCCCGCACCCCGACGACCCCGAGGGCCGTCCCGCCGAACTGTCGCTGCTGGGCGCGGTCTGCTACGGCCCCGTCTTCCTCGTACGTCTGTGGATCTGGTCCTACGGGCGAGGGCGGGACCGCCGCTGGCTGCTGGCCGAGGCCGTGGCGCCGTTCGCCGCGCTCGGCGGGGGAGTGCTGCTCCTGCCGTACACGCCGGGGGTGCTGGTCTATACGGTGATGGCGATCGTCGGGAGCTGGGTGTACCCCCTTCTGACGGTGTATCTGCCGCATCACGACTACGGAGACACCCCGTTGACGCAGACCCGCACACTGCGCGGGAGGATCGTTCCCGCCCTCTTCCTGGAGCTCACGTACCACCTGGAGCACCACCTCTACCCGCGGGTGCCGAGCCACCGCCTGCCGGAGCTGGCGCGCAGGCTCGAAGGGCACTTCGCCACCCATGGAGTCCGGCCGGTGCGCGTTGTCTGA
- a CDS encoding phytoene desaturase family protein: protein MFRTLVQNAGRTMGGYADGYADGCEVGRVDVAVVGGGMAGMATALRLQAAGLSTVVLEAHGHAGGCAGYYRKRGFSFDVGATTLVDFGPGGVGGELLDNVGIPTLDAEELPGYQAFLPDRQVVLHRDQAAWHAERLRKLGDSARHRAFWSLLDRLAHTFWRASRAGVRLPIRGPADALHDLRAVGVSGLPYARQLNRTLGDALREHGLRGDAPLVGLLAMLVEDTVHTGVDDAPLINAALGVTIRGAGLSRHIGGMHGFWRVLVRHYRGLGGSLRTASRVTRIEGGRGAYRLTTRQGTVHARRIVCAVPAATTAEICAGLPVARRLRRYLERDADALGGATVVFLGVPESEVAGHELTHHQLLQSYDRPLGDGNNMFVSVSSPGDTLSAPPGHRAVMISTHTDLADWRDLDPAAYEQRKKETGERLLACARRAYPRLGERAVFARTGTPRSYERFGFRPQGAVGGVRQSLANTNQHAVPHDLGGPGLWLVGDSTWPGLGTVACVLGSRIVAEGMLREKGHDAR, encoded by the coding sequence ATGTTCAGAACGCTTGTTCAGAACGCGGGCCGAACCATGGGCGGTTACGCGGACGGGTATGCGGACGGATGTGAAGTCGGCCGCGTCGATGTGGCGGTGGTCGGCGGTGGGATGGCCGGCATGGCGACGGCGCTGCGGCTGCAGGCGGCGGGACTGTCCACCGTCGTACTGGAGGCGCACGGTCACGCGGGCGGCTGCGCCGGGTACTACCGCAAGCGGGGCTTCTCCTTCGACGTGGGCGCGACCACCCTGGTCGACTTCGGACCCGGCGGCGTCGGCGGTGAACTCCTCGACAACGTCGGCATTCCGACCCTGGACGCGGAGGAACTACCGGGCTACCAGGCATTTCTGCCGGACCGTCAGGTAGTGCTCCATCGCGACCAGGCCGCCTGGCACGCCGAGCGGCTGCGCAAGCTCGGCGACAGCGCGCGGCACCGCGCATTCTGGTCGCTGCTCGACAGGCTGGCACACACCTTCTGGCGGGCCAGCCGGGCGGGCGTACGGCTGCCGATCCGCGGCCCCGCAGACGCCCTCCACGACCTGCGGGCGGTCGGGGTGTCCGGGCTGCCGTACGCCCGCCAACTGAACCGGACCCTGGGTGACGCGCTGCGCGAGCACGGGCTGCGCGGGGACGCCCCGTTGGTCGGGCTGCTCGCCATGCTGGTCGAGGACACCGTGCACACGGGTGTCGACGACGCGCCCCTGATCAACGCGGCGCTCGGGGTGACCATCCGGGGCGCGGGGCTCAGCAGGCACATCGGCGGTATGCACGGATTCTGGCGTGTGCTGGTCAGGCACTACCGGGGGCTGGGCGGCTCGCTCCGGACGGCTTCCCGGGTCACGCGGATCGAAGGAGGGCGCGGAGCGTATCGATTGACGACTCGCCAGGGCACCGTCCACGCCCGTCGGATCGTCTGCGCGGTTCCCGCCGCCACCACGGCGGAGATCTGCGCGGGGCTCCCGGTCGCCCGCAGGCTCCGGAGGTATCTGGAGCGGGACGCGGACGCGCTGGGCGGCGCGACCGTCGTCTTCCTCGGTGTGCCCGAATCTGAGGTCGCCGGACATGAATTGACACATCATCAACTGCTCCAGTCCTACGACCGTCCCCTGGGTGACGGCAACAACATGTTCGTCTCGGTGTCCTCACCCGGGGACACACTCAGCGCACCGCCCGGCCACCGCGCGGTGATGATCTCCACCCACACCGACCTCGCCGACTGGCGCGACCTCGACCCGGCGGCGTACGAGCAGCGCAAGAAGGAGACCGGCGAACGGCTCCTCGCCTGCGCCCGGCGCGCGTACCCCCGGCTCGGGGAGCGGGCCGTGTTCGCCCGGACCGGAACGCCCCGCAGCTACGAACGCTTCGGGTTCCGTCCGCAGGGCGCGGTCGGCGGAGTACGCCAGAGCCTGGCCAACACCAACCAGCACGCCGTACCGCACGACCTCGGCGGCCCTGGCCTGTGGCTGGTCGGCGACTCGACCTGGCCGGGCCTCGGCACGGTCGCCTGTGTGCTGGGCAGCCGCATCGTCGCCGAAGGCATGCTGAGAGAGAAGGGACACGACGCCCGATGA